The following proteins come from a genomic window of Aquimarina sp. MAR_2010_214:
- a CDS encoding low specificity L-threonine aldolase: MKIDLRSDTITKPTPEMLTAMMNAEVGDDVYKEDPTVNALEEKIAHRFGKDTALFFPSGSMANQAAIKLHTQPGEQLIADKYAHVYNYEGGGVSFNSGVSCRLLDGHRGMVTATQVEDAINPPDFYHSPLTSLVCIENTTNKGGGACYDFEEIKKIKKVCDQHNLGYHLDGARLWNALVAKNENAVQYGEVFDTISVCLSKGLGAPIGSVLIGNSEIMEKAIRIRKILGGGMRQLGYLAAAGLYAIDHHIDRLAEDHKRAKEIGEVIKRLPFVKQVEPIDTNIVIFVIDGNEEDFITQMASKDIHFYGMGQGKLRFVTHLDYTQKKHEYFLELLPSVALNKNKATHV, from the coding sequence ATGAAAATAGACCTTAGAAGCGATACAATTACCAAGCCTACTCCAGAAATGCTTACTGCTATGATGAATGCTGAGGTAGGGGATGATGTGTATAAAGAAGATCCTACGGTAAATGCATTAGAAGAGAAGATAGCACATAGATTTGGTAAAGATACTGCATTGTTTTTTCCGTCAGGAAGTATGGCAAATCAAGCGGCCATTAAGCTGCATACACAACCAGGAGAGCAATTGATTGCCGATAAATATGCACATGTGTATAATTATGAAGGAGGAGGAGTTTCTTTTAATAGTGGTGTATCTTGCAGGTTACTAGATGGTCATAGAGGTATGGTGACCGCTACTCAGGTAGAAGATGCAATTAATCCACCAGACTTTTATCATAGCCCATTAACAAGCTTGGTGTGTATAGAAAATACAACTAATAAAGGAGGAGGAGCATGCTATGATTTTGAAGAGATTAAAAAAATAAAAAAAGTGTGTGATCAGCATAATCTAGGGTATCATTTGGATGGAGCACGACTATGGAATGCCTTGGTAGCAAAAAATGAAAATGCTGTACAATACGGAGAAGTTTTTGATACGATTTCTGTTTGTTTAAGCAAAGGCTTGGGAGCACCAATAGGATCTGTTTTAATCGGGAATAGTGAGATTATGGAAAAGGCCATCCGTATTAGAAAAATATTAGGAGGGGGAATGCGTCAGTTAGGGTATTTGGCAGCAGCAGGATTGTATGCTATTGATCATCATATTGACCGATTAGCAGAAGATCATAAAAGAGCCAAAGAAATTGGCGAAGTGATAAAAAGATTACCTTTTGTAAAACAAGTAGAACCTATAGATACCAATATAGTCATATTTGTTATAGATGGTAATGAAGAAGATTTTATTACTCAGATGGCATCAAAAGATATTCATTTTTATGGAATGGGACAAGGCAAATTAAGATTTGTGACTCATCTCGATTATACTCAGAAAAAGCACGAATACTTTTTAGAGTTGTTACCTTCGGTTGCTTTAAATAAAAATAAAGCTACTCATGTATAA
- a CDS encoding AraC family transcriptional regulator, whose product MYRFFIYYFLLQFLFTSTSLTAQHYTDSLQQKSYDELIETYLNYSQTNRIKSKKIAEIYLEKAKKNKDTLQIAEAYLLHYYETRNSIGIQYLDSIIKTTKNKQNKKYPAYAYFNKAQYFLYKKREIENTLNNLAIARKFAKTNYNTNLLHRIEYLIGIVKSEHLDEKEGAISIFKKCMVFYANEEKNSHKSHYFNTIHAIAETYIGLKKYDSASYYNTLGYHKTSKNTDLNSNSIKTYFILCEGINQYAQKKYTVAIDSIHKALPKMIEFQDKSNIIDSYFYLGKSYHDLNNKEKAIFYFKKTDSLLKTLNSIPQYKHVKTYEYLKEHYKNINDIQNQNIYLNRLNSILDQYLNDRIFISKKVKEDYDIPLLIEEQEKLIKKLNKNAGTYISSIILLAIILITSIGLLYYQYRKKRVYRLRFEKLMTEQTIPNTTGTHGHHTKTENPSPNKSIKVPEKHITYILNKLDEFENDQKYLSLGISAQSLADDIKTNVKYLSLVINHYKNKSFINYLNELRITYAVKELKENTMIRKFTIKAIANEMGYNSAETFSNAFYKQTGIKPSFFIKNLKKNELNH is encoded by the coding sequence ATGTATAGATTTTTTATATATTACTTTTTGCTACAATTTCTTTTTACCTCAACTTCATTAACTGCACAACACTATACAGATTCTTTACAACAAAAGTCATATGATGAGCTTATAGAAACCTACCTTAATTATTCACAAACAAATCGTATAAAAAGTAAAAAAATTGCTGAAATCTATTTAGAAAAAGCAAAAAAAAATAAAGATACTTTACAAATTGCAGAAGCATATTTATTACATTATTATGAAACAAGAAACTCTATTGGAATACAATACTTAGACAGTATCATAAAAACCACAAAAAACAAACAAAATAAAAAATATCCTGCATATGCTTATTTTAACAAAGCTCAATATTTCTTATATAAAAAAAGAGAAATTGAAAACACATTAAATAATCTAGCTATAGCACGTAAATTTGCTAAAACAAATTACAATACAAATTTGCTACACAGAATAGAATATTTGATTGGAATTGTAAAAAGTGAACATCTAGATGAAAAAGAGGGAGCCATATCAATATTTAAAAAATGCATGGTTTTTTATGCTAACGAAGAAAAAAACAGTCATAAATCTCACTATTTCAACACCATACACGCTATAGCTGAAACTTACATAGGACTAAAAAAATACGATTCTGCTTCTTACTATAACACCTTAGGATATCATAAAACTTCCAAAAACACAGATCTTAACTCAAATTCAATAAAAACATATTTCATCCTTTGTGAAGGTATCAATCAATATGCTCAAAAAAAATATACTGTAGCTATAGATAGTATTCATAAAGCATTACCAAAAATGATAGAATTTCAAGATAAATCTAATATCATTGACAGTTATTTTTATTTAGGGAAATCATATCATGATCTTAATAATAAAGAAAAAGCAATCTTCTATTTTAAAAAAACAGATTCATTACTCAAAACTTTAAATTCTATTCCTCAATATAAACATGTAAAGACATATGAATATTTAAAAGAACATTACAAAAATATTAATGACATACAAAATCAAAACATCTATCTTAATAGACTAAACTCTATACTAGATCAGTATTTAAATGATCGAATTTTTATTAGTAAAAAAGTAAAAGAAGATTATGATATTCCTCTTTTAATAGAAGAGCAAGAAAAACTCATTAAAAAATTAAACAAAAATGCAGGAACTTATATCTCCAGCATAATCTTATTGGCTATAATACTAATTACATCAATTGGTTTGTTATACTATCAATACAGGAAAAAACGAGTATATCGATTACGGTTTGAGAAATTAATGACAGAACAAACGATACCTAATACAACAGGTACTCATGGTCACCATACTAAGACAGAAAACCCTTCTCCTAATAAAAGCATAAAAGTACCTGAAAAACATATTACCTATATTTTAAATAAATTAGATGAGTTTGAAAATGATCAAAAATATCTTTCTTTAGGTATAAGCGCACAATCCTTAGCAGATGATATTAAAACCAATGTTAAATATTTATCATTGGTTATCAATCATTATAAAAATAAATCTTTTATCAATTATCTAAATGAATTGCGAATAACATATGCAGTAAAAGAATTAAAAGAAAATACTATGATTAGGAAATTTACTATAAAAGCTATAGCCAATGAGATGGGATATAATAGTGCCGAAACCTTTTCTAATGCTTTTTATAAACAAACAGGTATCAAACCTTCTTTTTTTATCAAAAACCTTAAAAAAAACGAACTGAACCATTAA